One Paenibacillus sp. FSL W8-0186 genomic window carries:
- a CDS encoding ABC transporter substrate-binding protein — protein sequence MMGMKKWMSSITALTMAAMLFTGCGSAGGNNAAPANNGGGDAAPAKPQGKLTVYVGFQEDHAVAAIKKFTEDTGIEASMIRMSGGEILAKVRAEQGNPQADVWYGGPADTFVQATAEGLLQPYTSPIAEKVDAKYKDPDGNWTGIYVGALGFASNKEFLAKKGLEAPKTWEDLLNPAFKGEIVMADPASSGTAYTAMYTVLKVMGSEEKGFEYLSKLHPQIQQYTTSGSAPGRMVGMGEAGVGVLFAHDVIKYQEEGFDSLELTIPEDGTGYETGAIGIIKNTKNEELAQKFVDWALSPAGQEVGKTVGSYQNLTNPDAVGPEKAVKLSDINTIDYDVVEAGKERQRLIDKWSVEVKK from the coding sequence ATGATGGGTATGAAAAAATGGATGAGCTCGATCACCGCGCTGACGATGGCTGCTATGCTCTTCACGGGCTGCGGATCTGCAGGCGGCAACAATGCCGCACCTGCGAATAACGGAGGCGGGGACGCCGCTCCAGCGAAGCCGCAAGGCAAGCTGACGGTATATGTCGGATTCCAGGAAGACCACGCGGTAGCCGCGATCAAGAAGTTCACGGAAGATACAGGCATCGAGGCCAGCATGATCCGGATGTCCGGAGGCGAAATTCTCGCGAAGGTTCGGGCGGAGCAAGGCAACCCGCAAGCTGACGTGTGGTACGGCGGGCCAGCGGACACGTTCGTGCAAGCGACAGCGGAAGGGCTGCTGCAGCCGTATACATCGCCGATCGCCGAGAAGGTCGACGCGAAGTATAAGGATCCGGACGGCAACTGGACGGGCATCTATGTAGGGGCGCTTGGTTTTGCTTCCAATAAGGAGTTTTTGGCGAAAAAAGGCCTGGAAGCTCCAAAGACATGGGAAGACCTGCTTAACCCGGCGTTTAAAGGCGAAATCGTCATGGCGGACCCAGCTTCCTCCGGTACGGCTTATACGGCGATGTATACCGTGCTGAAGGTGATGGGCAGCGAAGAGAAGGGCTTCGAGTATCTCAGCAAGCTGCATCCGCAAATCCAGCAGTATACGACCAGCGGCTCCGCTCCAGGACGGATGGTTGGTATGGGTGAGGCTGGCGTAGGAGTTCTGTTCGCACATGACGTGATCAAGTATCAGGAGGAAGGCTTCGACAGTCTGGAGCTGACGATTCCTGAGGACGGAACAGGCTACGAGACAGGTGCGATCGGCATTATCAAAAATACGAAAAACGAAGAGCTTGCACAGAAGTTCGTGGACTGGGCATTGTCTCCGGCAGGCCAAGAGGTCGGCAAAACTGTAGGCAGCTACCAGAACCTGACGAATCCAGATGCGGTAGGCCCAGAGAAGGCTGTGAAGCTGTCCGATATCAACACGATCGACTACGACGTCGTGGAAGCGGGTAAAGAGCGTCAACGCCTGATCGACAAATGGAGTGTCGAGGTTAAGAAATAA
- a CDS encoding iron ABC transporter permease, translated as MSAMFKRFKREPLLPILIVLVMLCLLVFIVYPLFQIAKSSFVGSTGEVGLEGYQRVLSGGGLFHALVNSLVLAVLTATLSTAIAYVFAYTFAYVKVPFKKLFNGIAILPVISPPFVIALSAMLLLGKQGLITKNLLGLENANIYGLHGLVLVQTLSFFPIAFLTLSGLLRSISPSLEEASQNMGASRLKTFLSVTLPLSVPGIANAFLLVFVQSLADFGNPMTIGGNYSTVAREIYLQAVGSYNLQAGAALAMVLLTVTIIVYILQNFWVGKKSYVTVTGKPTGQRRMIESGAVKHGLFTFCMIMSIAVIAFYALVPIGSFIKLWGINNSLTLDHYKYVFSIGQKAIKDTLTLAIVATPIAGLLGMIIAFLIVRKRFFGKKALEIISMLSIAVPGTVIGIGYILAFNKAPLALTGTGIIIVAAFVVRSMPVGIRSGVAALQQIDPSIEEAATNLGASGSKVFTSVVLPLIKSAFFSGLVNSFVKSMTAMSAVIFLISAKYNLITASILAQVEAGRIGVASAYCTILILIMIVALILLNLLVKWMGGKERSA; from the coding sequence ATGAGCGCCATGTTCAAGAGATTCAAGCGCGAGCCGCTCCTGCCGATTCTCATCGTGTTGGTCATGCTCTGCTTACTCGTATTTATCGTCTATCCCTTATTCCAAATTGCAAAATCCAGCTTCGTCGGGTCCACCGGCGAAGTTGGCTTAGAGGGGTATCAGAGAGTGCTGTCCGGGGGCGGGTTGTTCCACGCCCTGGTCAACTCCCTGGTGCTGGCCGTCCTGACGGCGACGTTGTCCACTGCGATTGCGTATGTTTTTGCCTATACGTTTGCTTATGTAAAGGTACCGTTCAAAAAGCTGTTTAACGGCATTGCCATTCTGCCGGTCATTTCACCGCCGTTTGTCATTGCCCTATCCGCCATGCTGCTTCTCGGGAAGCAGGGGCTGATCACCAAGAATTTGCTCGGACTTGAAAATGCGAATATTTACGGGCTGCATGGCCTGGTGCTTGTTCAGACGCTATCTTTTTTCCCGATTGCCTTCCTGACGCTGTCCGGGCTGCTGCGTTCCATTAGCCCTTCTCTGGAAGAGGCCAGTCAGAACATGGGGGCCAGCCGGCTGAAGACGTTCCTTAGCGTCACGCTGCCGCTGTCCGTGCCGGGCATCGCCAACGCGTTCCTGCTCGTGTTCGTTCAATCGCTGGCTGACTTCGGGAACCCGATGACGATCGGGGGGAACTACTCCACCGTTGCCAGAGAGATCTACTTGCAGGCTGTCGGAAGCTATAACTTGCAGGCCGGTGCCGCCTTGGCGATGGTATTGCTGACGGTCACGATTATCGTCTATATTCTGCAAAACTTCTGGGTTGGCAAGAAAAGCTATGTTACTGTAACGGGCAAGCCTACCGGACAGCGGAGAATGATTGAGTCCGGGGCTGTTAAACATGGACTATTCACATTTTGTATGATCATGTCGATTGCTGTTATCGCATTCTATGCTCTCGTACCGATCGGTTCGTTCATCAAGCTGTGGGGCATTAACAACAGCCTGACGCTGGATCACTACAAATATGTATTCTCTATAGGACAGAAGGCGATCAAGGATACGCTGACGCTCGCCATTGTCGCGACGCCGATCGCGGGATTGCTGGGCATGATCATCGCTTTCCTGATTGTCCGCAAACGTTTCTTTGGTAAAAAAGCTTTGGAAATCATCAGCATGCTGTCGATCGCAGTGCCGGGTACGGTCATCGGGATCGGGTATATTCTCGCTTTCAACAAAGCGCCATTAGCGCTGACCGGCACAGGGATCATCATCGTTGCTGCGTTCGTTGTGCGCTCCATGCCGGTGGGCATTCGCTCCGGGGTGGCGGCTCTGCAGCAGATCGATCCGAGCATCGAGGAGGCAGCGACGAATCTGGGGGCGAGCGGCTCCAAAGTGTTCACGAGCGTTGTGCTGCCGCTGATCAAATCCGCTTTCTTCAGCGGTCTCGTCAACAGCTTCGTCAAGAGCATGACCGCGATGAGCGCCGTTATTTTCCTCATCTCGGCCAAGTACAACCTCATTACCGCGTCGATTCTGGCGCAGGTGGAGGCCGGCCGGATCGGCGTCGCCAGCGCCTATTGTACGATCCTGATCCTGATCATGATCGTGGCGCTCATCTTGTTAAACTTGCTTGTGAAATGGATGGGCGGAAAAGAGCGGTCTGCTTGA
- a CDS encoding ABC transporter ATP-binding protein, with amino-acid sequence MAKSVTLKNISKAFTNDKGEKSYAVTGVNLEIGQGEFVTLLGPSGCGKTTTLRMIAGFEDITEGHIYFGDEAVDQIPPNKRDCTMVFQSYALFPHLNVFDNIAYGLKIKKMAKSEISSKVESVLDIMNLQDYRDRMPNQLSGGQQQRVALARALVMEPGVLLFDEPLSNLDAKLRLVMRDEIRRIQQQIGITAVYVTHDQSEAMSMSDKVIVMNKGMIEQVGTPMEIYQRPKTKFVADFIGTANFMEGTVKGTEDGRLLVETSSGVLRIRRDGYKTGDKVTVVIRPEAVSLAKGTQHQGVVKKSVFMGQTQEYEVLLDGQLFQITEHNPIQEKVYSVGTSVSLQFAEDALHVI; translated from the coding sequence ATGGCTAAATCAGTCACACTTAAAAATATATCCAAAGCCTTCACGAACGATAAAGGCGAGAAATCCTACGCGGTCACCGGGGTCAACCTGGAGATCGGGCAGGGAGAGTTCGTAACTCTCCTCGGCCCGTCCGGCTGCGGCAAAACGACCACGCTGCGCATGATCGCCGGATTCGAGGACATCACCGAGGGGCATATTTACTTCGGAGACGAAGCAGTGGATCAGATTCCGCCGAATAAAAGGGACTGCACCATGGTGTTCCAATCCTATGCTTTGTTCCCGCATCTGAACGTATTCGACAACATTGCATACGGTCTTAAGATCAAGAAAATGGCCAAGTCAGAAATTAGCTCGAAAGTTGAATCCGTCTTGGATATAATGAATCTACAGGATTATCGGGATCGGATGCCAAATCAGCTGTCGGGCGGTCAGCAGCAGCGGGTAGCGCTGGCCCGGGCGCTCGTCATGGAGCCCGGCGTGCTGCTGTTCGATGAGCCGCTGTCCAACCTCGACGCGAAGCTGCGCCTCGTGATGCGGGATGAAATCCGCCGCATTCAGCAGCAGATCGGCATCACCGCCGTGTACGTAACGCATGACCAGAGCGAAGCGATGAGCATGAGCGATAAGGTCATCGTCATGAATAAAGGAATGATCGAGCAGGTCGGCACGCCTATGGAGATTTACCAGCGTCCGAAGACGAAGTTCGTCGCCGATTTCATCGGAACCGCCAACTTTATGGAAGGCACGGTCAAAGGCACGGAAGACGGCAGACTGCTCGTGGAGACATCTTCGGGTGTGCTGCGGATTCGCCGCGATGGATACAAAACGGGTGACAAGGTGACTGTGGTGATTCGTCCCGAAGCCGTATCTTTGGCTAAAGGCACCCAGCACCAGGGCGTCGTGAAGAAAAGCGTGTTCATGGGGCAAACGCAGGAATACGAAGTGCTGCTCGATGGCCAGTTGTTCCAGATTACCGAGCACAACCCGATCCAGGAGAAAGTCTACTCGGTCGGTACCTCCGTATCGCTGCAGTTTGCGGAGGACGCCCTTCATGTAATTTAA